Proteins from a genomic interval of Scomber scombrus chromosome 11, fScoSco1.1, whole genome shotgun sequence:
- the slc39a6 gene encoding zinc transporter ZIP6 → MTEEKSRALRVVMLLVVVCLSGGDGLSGPDCSSSTTETNSALCLPPAVVDAQRAGQSQKQHLEALFNRYGENGTISLAGLKRLLQNVGLGRIRTVTVQHHEQPGHHDDHEHPHQHHHHHHNHDHKGHNHHHHPHDDHQKHGEPSQPGKTTKSADVAKEQDGSAGKKGENPDSHNKLYDKKAALAAQEVEATTESNAQLVAKPDDAQKRRSGGQDPPGGEEPTAARLATETQTQAAAVSRVDDRSHDHAHDHDHDHDHTHDHDHVDHDLVRNRSLPAAECLNASSILSSHGMAQEVAVTLGDFSFLCPALLNQIDSGACILHSQRDHKHHKHAHDHHGDHGHNHSDHGHNHSDHGHNHSDHGHNHSDHGGVENSKNIATAWIGGIVSITIISLLSLAGVVLIPLMNRVFFKFLLSFLVALAVGTLSGDAFLHLIPHSQGGHHHHHESSEMNADGHLHPHDEDEENLDGVWKGLTALSGVYIMFLIEHFLTLGKMYKDKKQKIQKKWDQNDKADPEKQPALEENDLKPTEDVETNGTTFGDHSNSLHDGSVAEEEQVMLAPQVSVVSPQGYGRASGGADAYTDEDCENKCHSHFHDTVGQTDSMHHHHHDYHHILHHHHSQNHHPHSHSHSYSEQHFQQAGVAALAWMVIMGDGLHNFSDGLAIGAAFTEGLSSGLSTSVAVFCHELPHELGDFAVLLKAGMTVRQAILYNVLSAMMAYFGMATGILIGHFAENISMWIFALTAGLFMYVALVDMVPEMLHNDAGDHGFSHCGFFLLQNAGILLGFCIMLLIAIFEHKIQLDLGY, encoded by the exons ATGACTGAGGAGAAGAGTCGAGCGTTGCGGGTCGTGATGCTCCTCGTCGTCGTGTGTTTGTCCGGTGGCGACGGGCTGAGCGGTCCGGACTGCAGCTCGTCCACCACGGAGACGAACAGCGCCCTGTGTTTACCGCCGGCCGTCGTCGACGCACAGAGAGCCGGACAGAGCCAGAAACAACACCTGGAGGCTCTGTTCAACAG ATATGGAGAAAACGGCACCATCTCTCTGGCCGGTTTAAAGCGTCTCCTACAGAACGTGGGCTTGGGTCGCATCAGGACTGTTACGGTGCAGCATCACGAGCAGCCGGGTCACCATGACGACCACGAGCATCCTCACcagcatcaccaccaccatcacaaTCACGACCATAAAGGCcacaatcaccaccaccatccccATGACGACCACCAGAAACACGGAGAACCTTCGCAGCCGGGAAAGACGACAAAGAGCGCCGACGTCGCCAAAGAGCAGGACGGCAGCGCGGGGAAGAAGGGGGAGAACCCCGACAGCCATAATAAACTGTACGATAAGAAGGCGGCGTTGGCGGCGCAGGAGGTCGAAGCCACGACCGAGTCCAACGCTCAGCTGGTGGCAAAACCAGACGACGCTCAGAAGAGACGGAGCGGCGGCCAAGATCCACCTGGAGGAGAGGAACCGACCGCTGCCAGACTGGCGACGGAGACTCAGacacaagctgctgcagtgagCCGGGTGGACGATCGGAGTCATGATCACGCACATGACCACGATCATGACCACGATCACACTCATGACCATGACCACGTGGATCACGATCTGGTCCGCAACCGAAGCCTCCCAGCTGCAGAG TGTCTGAACGCCTCCAGCATCCTGTCCTCACATGGGATGGCTCAGGAAGTGGCCGTAACCCTCGGTGACTTCAGCTTCCTCTGTCCCGCCCTCCTCAACCAGATCGACAGCGGAGCGTGTATCCTGCACAGCcagagag accataaacatcataaacatGCTCACGATCACCATGGCGACCACGGACACAACCACTCCGACCACGGACACAATCACTCCGACCACGGACACAATCACTCCGACCACGGACACAACCACAGCGATCACGGCGGTGtagaaaacagcaaaaacatcgCAACAG CGTGGATCGGCGGCATCGtgtccatcaccatcatcagctTGCTCTCTTTGGCCGGAGTCGTTCTCATCCCGCTCATGAACAGAGTCTTCTTCAAGTTCCTCCTCAGCTTCCTGGTGGCTCTGGCCGTCGGCACGCTGAGCGGAGACGCCTTCTTACATCTCATCCCTCAT TCTCAGGGAGGACACCATCACCACCACGAGTCCTCTGAGATGAACGCGGACGGGCATCTTCACCCCCACGATGAAGACGAGGAGAACCTGGATGGAGTTTGGAAAGGTCTGACGGCTCTGAGCGGCGTCTACATCATGTTCCTCATCGAGCACTTCCTCACGCTGGGGAAGATGTACAAGGACAAGAAACAAAAG ATCCAGAAGAAGTGGGATCAGAACGATAAAGCGGATCCAGAGAAGCAGCCGGCGCTGGAGGAGAACGACCTGAAGCCGACTGAAG acgtGGAGACTAACGGCACTACGTTCGGCGACCATTCGAACAGCCTCCACGACGGCAGCGTGGCGGAGGAGGAGCAGGTGATGCTGGCGCCGCAGGTGTCCGTGGTGTCGCCGCAGGGTTACGGCCGAGCGTCGGGAGGAGCCGACGCCTACACCGACGAGGACTGCGAGAACAAATGCCACTCTCACTTCCACGACACGGTGGGCCAGACGGACAGCATGCACCACCATCACCATGACTACCACCACATcctgcaccaccaccactccCAGAACCATCACCCGCACAGCCACTCGCACTCGTACTCGGAGCAGCACTTCCAGCAGGCCGGCGTGGCCGCGCTCGCCTGGATGGTCATCATGGGAGACGGGCTGCACAACTTCAGCGACGGCCTCGCTATCG GAGCTGCGTTCACTGAAGGTTTGTCCAGCGGTCTCAGCACATCTGTGGCTGTTTTCTGTCACGAGCTTCCTCATGAGTTAG GTGACTTTGCGGTGCTGCTGAAGGCCGGTATGACGGTGCGCCAGGCCATCCTCTACAACGTGCTGTCGGCCATGATGGCGTACTTCGGCATGGCGACGGGAATCCTGATCGGACACTTCGCAGAAAACATCTCCATGTGGATATTCGCCCTCACGGCGGGACTCTTCATGTATGTGGCTCTGGTGGATATG GTGCCAGAAATGTTGCACAACGACGCCGGCGACCACGGCTTCAGCCACTGTGGCTTCTTCCTGCTCCAGAACGCCGGCATCCTGCTCGGCTTCTGCATAATGCTGCTAATCGCCATTTTCGAGCACAAAATCCAGCTGGACCTGGGATACTGA